From Pseudomonas sp. CCI4.2, one genomic window encodes:
- the cmoA gene encoding carboxy-S-adenosyl-L-methionine synthase CmoA, with protein MSKEPDRIFAQPLAQVPDFAFNEDVVRVFPDMIKRSVPGYPTIVENLGVLAAQFAQPNSVLYDLGSSLGAVTQSLRRHVRSEGCRVIAVDNSSAMVERCREYLKAQDSMFQELLPVEVIEGDILALQFQPASVVALNFTLQFIAPEQRLNLLSQVRQALVPGGALILSEKLRFTDDQEHALLTDLHIAFKRANGYSELEIAQKRSAIENVMKPDSLEEHRDRLLAAGFSKVVPWFQCLNFASLIALP; from the coding sequence GTGAGCAAAGAACCCGACCGTATTTTCGCCCAGCCATTGGCCCAAGTGCCGGACTTCGCCTTTAACGAAGACGTGGTGCGCGTTTTTCCGGACATGATCAAGCGTTCAGTGCCGGGCTATCCCACGATTGTCGAAAATCTAGGCGTGCTCGCGGCGCAGTTCGCTCAGCCCAATAGCGTGTTGTATGACTTGGGTAGCTCTCTAGGCGCAGTCACCCAGTCGTTGCGCCGGCACGTACGCAGCGAAGGTTGCCGCGTGATCGCTGTGGATAACTCTTCGGCGATGGTGGAACGCTGCCGTGAATACCTCAAAGCACAGGACTCGATGTTTCAAGAGTTGTTGCCGGTCGAGGTTATCGAAGGCGACATTCTCGCGCTGCAATTCCAGCCGGCTTCGGTGGTGGCGTTGAATTTCACGCTGCAGTTCATCGCCCCCGAGCAACGTCTGAATTTACTCAGCCAGGTGCGTCAGGCGTTGGTGCCCGGTGGCGCACTGATCCTCTCGGAAAAACTGCGGTTTACCGATGATCAGGAACACGCCCTGCTCACCGATTTACACATCGCGTTCAAACGCGCCAATGGCTACAGCGAGCTGGAAATTGCCCAGAAGCGCAGCGCCATCGAAAACGTCATGAAGCCCGACAGCCTTGAAGAACATCGGGATCGCCTGCTGGCGGCCGGGTTTTCCAAAGTAGTGCCGTGGTTCCAATGCCTTAACTTTGCCTCGTTGATTGCCCTGCCATGA
- the pdxJ gene encoding pyridoxine 5'-phosphate synthase, whose protein sequence is MTQSTRILLGVNIDHVATLRQARGTRYPDPVKAALDAEEAGADGITVHLREDRRHIQERDVLLLKDVLQTRMNFEMGVTEEMLTFAERLRPANICLVPETRQELTTEGGLDVAGQEARIKAAVDRLTKVGCEVSLFIDPDERQIAASKRIGAPAIELHTGRYADAQTPSDVAEELQRIADGVAFGLAQGLIVNAGHGLHYHNVEAVAAIKGINELNIGHALVAHALFVGFKSAVAEMKALIVAAAAKG, encoded by the coding sequence GTGACTCAAAGCACTCGCATTCTTCTTGGCGTGAACATCGACCACGTGGCCACTTTGCGACAGGCCCGTGGCACTCGTTACCCCGATCCGGTGAAAGCTGCGCTGGATGCCGAAGAGGCAGGGGCTGATGGAATAACCGTACATTTGCGCGAAGACCGCCGTCACATTCAGGAGCGTGACGTGCTGCTGCTCAAGGATGTATTGCAAACACGCATGAACTTCGAGATGGGTGTGACCGAAGAGATGCTCACGTTTGCCGAGCGTCTTCGTCCGGCCAATATCTGTTTGGTTCCGGAAACCCGCCAAGAGCTGACCACCGAAGGCGGTCTGGACGTCGCGGGACAAGAAGCGCGGATCAAGGCCGCGGTGGATCGACTGACGAAGGTCGGTTGCGAAGTGTCGTTATTCATCGACCCTGATGAGCGGCAGATCGCGGCGTCCAAACGTATCGGAGCACCTGCTATCGAATTGCACACCGGCCGTTACGCCGATGCACAGACCCCTAGCGACGTTGCAGAAGAATTGCAGCGAATTGCTGATGGCGTCGCGTTTGGCTTGGCCCAAGGCCTGATCGTCAATGCCGGTCACGGTCTGCATTACCACAACGTCGAAGCGGTCGCGGCGATCAAGGGCATCAACGAATTGAATATTGGCCATGCGTTGGTGGCCCATGCACTGTTCGTGGGTTTCAAATCGGCCGTTGCCGAAATGAAAGCGCTGATAGTGGCGGCGGCAGCCAAGGGTTGA
- a CDS encoding DUF4845 domain-containing protein: MTSAASQKGLSLFGWLLTLALVAFVASTAFKMIPHYLDYMSLKKIISSVDTDKALEITTVSDFYSHVSKGMEVNSIRDLDLNKALSVTVENNQFLAHLKYENREPLIENIDLVMKFDHEFSVAKP; encoded by the coding sequence ATGACATCCGCCGCGTCGCAAAAAGGTTTGTCCTTATTTGGGTGGTTGCTCACATTGGCGCTGGTCGCTTTTGTGGCGAGCACGGCGTTTAAAATGATTCCGCATTACCTCGACTACATGTCGTTGAAGAAAATTATTAGCTCGGTCGATACCGACAAAGCGCTGGAAATTACAACGGTCAGCGATTTTTACAGCCATGTCAGCAAGGGCATGGAGGTCAACAGCATTCGGGATTTGGATTTGAACAAGGCGTTAAGTGTGACGGTGGAGAACAACCAGTTCCTCGCCCATTTGAAATATGAGAATCGCGAACCACTGATCGAGAATATCGATTTAGTGATGAAATTCGACCACGAATTCAGTGTGGCTAAACCGTGA
- the rnc gene encoding ribonuclease III, which yields MSVSLSRLERQLGYTFKDQDLMILALTHRSFAGRNNERLEFLGDAILNFVAGEALFDRFPLAREGQLSRLRARLVKGETLALLARGFDLGEYLRLGSGELKSGGFRRESILADALEALIGAIYLDAGMDMARECVLAWLTTEFDSLTLVDTNKDPKTRLQEFLQSRACDLPRYEVVDIQGEPHCRLFFVECEITLLNEKSRGQGVSRRIAEQVAAAAALIALGVENGHD from the coding sequence GTGAGCGTTTCCTTAAGTCGCCTGGAGCGTCAGCTCGGCTACACCTTCAAGGATCAGGACCTGATGATCCTGGCCCTGACTCACCGAAGTTTTGCCGGACGCAACAACGAACGTCTGGAGTTCCTCGGTGATGCCATTTTGAACTTCGTCGCTGGAGAGGCTTTGTTCGACCGCTTCCCTCTTGCGCGAGAAGGCCAGTTGTCTCGGCTTCGTGCGCGCTTGGTGAAAGGTGAAACCCTGGCGTTGCTGGCCCGTGGTTTCGACTTGGGCGAGTACCTGCGCCTGGGTTCCGGCGAATTGAAAAGCGGTGGGTTCCGTCGCGAATCGATTTTGGCCGATGCCCTTGAAGCATTGATCGGTGCAATCTATCTGGACGCTGGCATGGACATGGCGCGAGAGTGCGTGTTGGCCTGGCTAACCACCGAGTTCGATAGCCTGACGCTGGTCGATACCAACAAAGATCCGAAAACCCGTCTGCAAGAGTTTCTGCAGTCGCGCGCCTGTGACTTGCCACGTTATGAAGTGGTGGATATCCAGGGCGAACCGCACTGCCGACTATTCTTCGTCGAGTGTGAGATCACCTTATTGAACGAAAAAAGCCGGGGTCAGGGTGTCAGTCGTCGCATTGCCGAACAGGTAGCAGCGGCCGCAGCACTCATTGCCCTTGGCGTGGAGAACGGCCATGACTGA
- the recO gene encoding DNA repair protein RecO — protein MSTPTGQLAYVLHSRAYRESSALVDFLTPQGLFRAVLRSARGKAGTLARPFVPLEVEFRGRGELKNVGRMESAGLSTWLIGEALFSGLYLNELLIRLLPPEVPHPAVFDHYAATLLALAEGRALEPLLRSFEWRLLDELGYGFDLHADIDGEPVASDGMYRLRVDAGLERVWLLQPGVFQGVELLAMAEADWNAPGALAAAKRLMRQALAVHLGGRPLVSRELFRKP, from the coding sequence ATGAGCACGCCAACCGGCCAACTTGCTTATGTGCTGCACAGCCGGGCGTACCGCGAAAGCAGCGCATTGGTCGACTTCCTTACGCCTCAAGGTTTGTTTCGTGCGGTGTTACGCAGCGCGCGCGGTAAGGCCGGCACCCTGGCCCGTCCTTTCGTTCCGCTGGAAGTCGAATTTCGCGGTCGAGGCGAACTAAAGAATGTCGGGCGCATGGAAAGTGCTGGCCTGTCGACGTGGCTCATTGGCGAAGCGCTGTTTAGCGGCCTTTACCTGAATGAGCTGCTGATTCGGCTATTGCCCCCTGAAGTCCCCCATCCCGCTGTTTTCGACCACTATGCCGCCACCTTGTTGGCCTTGGCCGAAGGTCGTGCGCTGGAACCGTTGTTACGCTCCTTCGAATGGCGCCTGCTCGACGAGCTGGGTTACGGCTTCGACCTGCACGCTGATATCGACGGTGAGCCGGTGGCGTCAGATGGCATGTACCGTTTGCGGGTGGATGCCGGGCTAGAGCGCGTTTGGTTGTTACAGCCTGGCGTGTTTCAGGGCGTAGAGTTGTTGGCCATGGCAGAGGCGGACTGGAACGCACCAGGCGCGCTGGCTGCAGCCAAACGCTTGATGCGTCAGGCGCTTGCCGTGCACCTGGGCGGGCGGCCGCTGGTTAGTCGTGAATTGTTTCGTAAGCCGTGA
- the cmoB gene encoding tRNA 5-methoxyuridine(34)/uridine 5-oxyacetic acid(34) synthase CmoB: protein MIDLAPLVHRLAGTPLAEWANGLQAQLDTKMTKSHGDLERWQGALDALPPLKPTRIDLAESFTLDCDCDVETRAQLRTALMGLSPWRKGPFDVFGVHIDTEWRSDWKWSRVSPHLDLKGKRVLDVGCGNGYYQWRMLGAGADSVIGVDPNWLFFCQFQAMQRFLPDLPAWHLPFTLEDLPANLEGFDTVFSMGVLYHRRSPIDHLLALKDCLVKGGELVLETLVVKGDVQQVLVPEDRYAQMRNVWFLPSVPALELWLRRAGFVDVRCVDVSTTTVEEQRGTEWMRFQSLSDYLDPADHSRTVEGLPAPMRAVIVARKP, encoded by the coding sequence ATGATTGATCTCGCTCCACTGGTCCACCGTTTGGCGGGCACGCCCTTGGCTGAGTGGGCTAACGGCCTGCAAGCACAGCTTGATACCAAGATGACTAAAAGCCATGGCGACCTTGAGCGCTGGCAAGGCGCACTGGACGCTTTGCCACCGCTCAAGCCCACGCGCATTGACTTGGCTGAAAGCTTCACGCTCGACTGCGACTGTGATGTTGAAACCCGTGCGCAATTACGCACTGCGCTAATGGGTTTGTCCCCGTGGCGCAAAGGGCCGTTCGATGTCTTTGGCGTACACATCGACACCGAATGGCGCTCCGATTGGAAATGGTCGCGGGTGTCGCCGCACCTGGATTTGAAAGGCAAACGGGTGCTGGATGTCGGTTGCGGCAACGGCTATTACCAATGGCGCATGCTGGGCGCCGGGGCCGACAGCGTGATTGGGGTTGATCCAAACTGGCTGTTTTTCTGCCAATTCCAGGCGATGCAGCGCTTTTTGCCTGACCTTCCCGCCTGGCACCTGCCGTTTACCCTGGAAGACCTGCCCGCCAACCTCGAAGGCTTCGATACCGTATTTTCCATGGGTGTGCTTTATCACCGGCGCTCACCGATTGACCACTTGCTGGCACTGAAAGACTGCTTGGTAAAAGGCGGCGAGTTGGTGCTGGAGACTTTGGTGGTGAAGGGCGATGTGCAGCAAGTGCTGGTGCCGGAAGACCGATACGCTCAGATGCGCAACGTCTGGTTCCTCCCCTCGGTGCCCGCGCTTGAATTGTGGCTGCGCCGTGCCGGATTTGTTGACGTGCGCTGTGTCGACGTCAGCACGACCACTGTCGAAGAACAGCGCGGTACAGAGTGGATGCGTTTTCAGTCGTTGAGCGACTACCTGGATCCAGCGGACCACAGCCGAACGGTGGAAGGCTTGCCAGCGCCGATGCGGGCCGTGATTGTGGCGCGTAAGCCATAA
- the era gene encoding GTPase Era, which yields MTDSTATRCGYVAIVGRPNVGKSTLLNHILGQKLAITSRKPQTTRHNMLGIKTEGPIQAVYVDTPGMHKNGEKALNRYMNKTASAALKDVDVVIFVVDRTRWTDEDQMVLERIQYVQGPVILAINKTDRLEDKAALMPHLEWLQGQLPNAQIVPISAQQGHNLEALERLIASHLPENDHFFPEDQITDRSSRFLAAELVREKIMRQLGAELPYQITVEIEQFKQQGKTLHIHALILVERDGQKKIIIGDKGERIKRIGTDARRDMELLFDSKVMLNLWVKVKGGWSDDERALRSLGYADL from the coding sequence ATGACTGATTCAACCGCAACACGCTGTGGCTATGTTGCCATTGTTGGCCGGCCCAACGTGGGCAAGTCCACGCTGCTGAACCACATTCTCGGCCAAAAGCTGGCGATTACTTCGCGCAAGCCACAGACCACCCGTCACAACATGCTCGGCATCAAAACTGAAGGCCCGATTCAAGCGGTCTACGTCGATACCCCTGGCATGCACAAAAACGGTGAGAAAGCGCTCAACCGCTACATGAACAAAACCGCGTCGGCTGCCTTGAAAGACGTCGACGTGGTGATTTTCGTCGTCGACCGCACACGTTGGACCGACGAAGATCAGATGGTCCTTGAGCGCATTCAGTACGTGCAGGGACCGGTGATTCTGGCGATCAACAAAACTGACCGTCTCGAAGACAAAGCGGCATTGATGCCGCATCTGGAGTGGCTGCAGGGGCAATTGCCCAACGCCCAGATCGTGCCGATTTCCGCGCAACAGGGCCACAACCTTGAAGCACTGGAAAGGTTGATTGCTTCCCACTTGCCGGAAAACGATCACTTCTTCCCGGAAGATCAGATTACCGACCGCAGCAGCCGCTTCCTCGCCGCTGAACTGGTTCGCGAAAAGATCATGCGTCAGCTGGGTGCCGAGCTGCCGTATCAAATTACCGTGGAAATCGAACAGTTCAAGCAGCAAGGCAAAACCCTGCACATTCACGCGCTGATTCTGGTGGAGCGTGACGGGCAGAAGAAAATCATCATTGGTGACAAGGGCGAGCGGATCAAGCGTATCGGCACCGACGCGCGCCGGGACATGGAGCTGTTGTTTGACTCCAAAGTCATGCTCAACCTGTGGGTCAAGGTCAAAGGTGGCTGGTCCGATGACGAACGCGCCCTGCGTTCGCTGGGTTACGCCGACCTGTAA